In one window of Canis lupus baileyi chromosome 10, mCanLup2.hap1, whole genome shotgun sequence DNA:
- the IL5 gene encoding interleukin-5, giving the protein MRMLLNLSLLALGAAYVSAFAVENPMNRLVAETLTLLSTHRTWLIGDGNLMIPTPENKNHQLCIKEVFQGIDTLKNQTAHGEAVDKLFQNLSLIKEHIERQKKRCAGERWRVTKFLDYLQVFLGVINTEWTPES; this is encoded by the exons ATGAGAATGCTTCTGAATTTGAGTTTGCTAGCTCTTGGggctgcctatgtttctgcctttgctGTAGAAAATCCCATGAATAGACTGGTGGCAGAGACCTTGACACTGCTCTCCACTCATCGAACTTGGCTGATAGGCGATGgg aacCTGATGATTCCTactcctgaaaataaaaat CACCAACTGTGCATTAAAGAAGTTTTTCAGGGTATAGACACATTGAAGAACCAAACTGCCCACGGGGAGGCTGTGGATAAACTATTCCAAAACTTGTCTTTAATAAAAGAACACATAGAGCGCCAAAAA AAAAGGTGTGCAGGAGAAAGATGGAGAGTGACAAAGTTCCTAGACTACCTGCAAGTATTTCTTGGTGTAATAAACACCGAGTGGACACCGGAAAGTTGA